The following coding sequences lie in one Pseudomonas syringae CC1557 genomic window:
- a CDS encoding FecR domain-containing protein, which produces MSTRPVSARVLDAAIQWQLDMDGTPGNSAELAQWLAADEEHARAWRQLGMVNQRFALPAGPARKALQQSPGTLRQSLRKLGGGLAVMFVAFGLALFMGDRYLPVNYWLADQRTATGEQREVRLADNTLIRLNTHSAIDVRFDAQQRRVILQEGEMLVQTGNHDDPRPFIVETPDGSMRALGTRFLVRRESAGTLLSVLQSAVAAHPRDTADEQVLREGQQILLTRNGLGPLLSMPSGTDAWTRGMLVVDNARLADLLAELGRYRAGHLGVDPQVADLRITGSFPLADTDLALKALLPTLPVQIEQHTKWWVSVQARDAQVDATPAKL; this is translated from the coding sequence ATGAGCACCAGACCTGTATCCGCCCGCGTGCTCGATGCTGCCATCCAGTGGCAACTGGATATGGATGGCACCCCTGGCAACAGTGCCGAACTCGCTCAATGGCTGGCTGCTGACGAAGAACATGCCAGAGCATGGCGTCAATTGGGCATGGTCAATCAACGATTCGCTCTGCCGGCAGGTCCGGCGCGCAAGGCGTTGCAGCAATCGCCTGGCACACTGCGTCAGAGCTTACGCAAGCTGGGCGGCGGTCTGGCGGTGATGTTTGTTGCGTTCGGTCTGGCACTGTTCATGGGTGATCGTTACCTGCCGGTGAATTACTGGCTTGCCGATCAACGTACGGCCACTGGCGAGCAACGCGAAGTACGCCTGGCGGATAACACCCTGATTCGTCTCAACACCCACAGCGCCATCGACGTGCGCTTCGACGCGCAGCAACGCCGGGTCATTTTGCAGGAGGGTGAAATGCTGGTGCAGACCGGTAACCACGATGATCCGCGTCCGTTCATCGTGGAGACGCCGGACGGCAGCATGCGCGCACTGGGTACGCGGTTTCTGGTCAGGCGTGAATCGGCCGGGACGTTGTTGAGCGTCTTGCAGTCGGCCGTGGCTGCCCACCCTCGCGACACGGCCGATGAACAGGTGCTGCGTGAGGGGCAGCAGATCCTGTTGACTCGCAACGGGCTGGGCCCGCTGCTCAGCATGCCTTCCGGCACCGATGCCTGGACTCGAGGCATGCTGGTGGTGGATAACGCCCGCCTGGCCGATCTGCTCGCCGAGCTGGGACGCTACCGTGCCGGCCATCTGGGTGTTGACCCGCAAGTCGCTGATTTGCGCATTACCGGCAGCTTTCCGCTGGCTGATACCGACCTGGCGCTCAAGGCGCTGCTGCCAACCCTGCCCGTGCAGATCGAGCAGCACACAAAATGGTGGGTCAGCGTGCAGGCCAGGGACGCCCAGGTTGACGCCACTCCGGCAAAACTCTGA
- a CDS encoding glutathione S-transferase family protein translates to MSAPTMTLYFNAASPFARKVVVMLHETAQLDRVELQATVLTPVSPSAELNEDNPAGKLPALRLADGNVIHDSRVILDYLDHQHVGLPLIPREGPARWRRLTLASLADAVLDAAVLIRYETALRPQEKHWDQWLDNQQQKIERSLGYFESDAITELSSSFDVASISVAAALGYLDFRQPELNWRNSYPRLANWYLEVSQRPSMQATQPPV, encoded by the coding sequence ATGTCTGCGCCCACGATGACGTTGTACTTCAACGCAGCTTCGCCCTTTGCTCGTAAAGTGGTAGTAATGCTTCATGAAACCGCGCAGCTAGACCGCGTGGAGTTGCAGGCCACGGTGCTGACCCCGGTCAGTCCGTCTGCGGAGCTCAATGAGGACAACCCCGCAGGCAAGCTCCCTGCGTTGCGTCTGGCTGATGGCAATGTCATTCATGACAGCCGGGTCATCCTTGATTATCTGGACCATCAGCATGTGGGCCTGCCGCTTATCCCCCGCGAAGGCCCGGCACGCTGGAGACGTCTCACGCTAGCCTCTCTGGCCGATGCAGTGCTCGACGCTGCGGTGCTGATTCGTTACGAAACCGCCTTGCGCCCGCAGGAAAAACACTGGGACCAGTGGCTGGACAATCAGCAGCAGAAGATCGAACGCTCGCTCGGTTATTTCGAAAGCGACGCGATCACTGAACTCAGTTCGTCGTTCGATGTGGCATCGATCAGCGTGGCAGCTGCGCTTGGCTATCTGGATTTTCGCCAGCCGGAGCTGAACTGGCGCAACAGCTACCCACGGCTGGCCAACTGGTATCTGGAAGTCAGCCAGCGCCCGTCGATGCAAGCGACCCAGCCGCCGGTTTGA
- the betI gene encoding transcriptional regulator BetI, whose protein sequence is MPKVGMQPIRRQQLIQATLTAVDQVGMGDASIALIARLAGVSNGIISHYFQDKNGLIAATMRHLMNALIQNVRERRQALTDDSPRAHLQVIIEGNFDASQVSGPAMKTWLAFWATSMHHPALHRLQRINDHRLYSNLCCQFRRVLPLEQARNAARGLAALIDGLWLRGALSGDAFDTEQAQRIAYEYMDFQLAKSVS, encoded by the coding sequence ATGCCCAAGGTCGGTATGCAACCCATCCGCCGCCAACAGCTGATCCAGGCCACGCTTACTGCGGTCGATCAGGTCGGCATGGGCGATGCCAGCATTGCCTTGATTGCCCGACTGGCAGGCGTCTCCAACGGCATCATCAGTCACTACTTTCAGGACAAGAACGGCCTGATTGCCGCGACGATGCGACACCTGATGAACGCCCTGATCCAGAACGTCCGCGAGCGCCGACAGGCGCTGACCGATGACAGCCCCAGGGCGCACCTGCAAGTGATCATCGAGGGCAACTTCGACGCCAGCCAGGTCAGCGGCCCGGCCATGAAAACCTGGCTGGCCTTCTGGGCGACCAGCATGCACCACCCGGCTCTGCACAGATTGCAGCGCATCAACGATCACCGTTTGTATTCGAACCTGTGCTGCCAGTTCCGTCGCGTTTTGCCACTGGAACAGGCACGCAACGCCGCCCGCGGGCTGGCAGCCCTGATCGACGGGTTGTGGCTGCGAGGCGCGCTTTCAGGCGATGCATTCGACACCGAGCAAGCGCAACGGATCGCTTACGAATACATGGACTTTCAACTGGCGAAATCGGTGAGCTAA
- a CDS encoding ATP-dependent zinc protease family protein, producing the protein MKPILALLSLLALPVMAAEPTLYGRYENIKVLDVDQTFKAKMDTGALTASLSAKDIELFQRDGDDWVRFRLATKGADNKVYEHKVSRISKIKGRAEGDDEDDDGINPAKRPVVDLELCLGNKKRTVEVNLVDRSHFNFPLLIGAKALREFDAAVNPARRYTADEPDC; encoded by the coding sequence GTGAAACCGATCCTGGCGCTATTGTCGTTGCTGGCCCTGCCAGTCATGGCTGCTGAACCGACGTTGTATGGTCGCTACGAGAATATCAAGGTTCTCGACGTGGACCAGACCTTCAAGGCCAAAATGGACACCGGCGCCCTGACCGCTTCGTTATCGGCCAAGGACATCGAGCTGTTCCAGCGTGATGGCGATGACTGGGTACGGTTCCGCCTAGCCACCAAGGGCGCGGACAACAAGGTGTATGAGCACAAGGTGTCGCGGATCAGCAAGATCAAGGGCCGTGCAGAAGGTGATGACGAGGACGACGACGGCATCAACCCTGCCAAGCGTCCTGTCGTTGACCTGGAGCTGTGCCTGGGCAACAAGAAGCGCACGGTCGAGGTCAACCTGGTGGATCGCAGCCACTTCAACTTCCCGCTGCTGATTGGCGCCAAGGCTTTGCGTGAGTTCGATGCTGCGGTCAATCCGGCCCGTCGTTACACCGCCGACGAGCCCGATTGCTGA
- a CDS encoding PepSY-associated TM helix domain-containing protein produces the protein MKSQTVRRWSIVHTWSSLICTLFLLMLAITGLPLIFHHEIDHLLGDAPHYREMPADTPRLDLEQLARAAEAHRPGEVMQYFGWDDEDPNGVMAITAATAGTEPNSSHTFALDSRTGEALEMPSANGGFMMVMLRLHVDMYAELPGKLLLAFMGLLFVVAIVSGTVLYSPFMRKLEFGQVRANKSRRTRWLDLHNLIGVVTLTWALVVGVTGVISACADLLIASWRNDALATMIAPYKDAPPLTQRAPATRLLEIAESAAPGMQADFIAFPGTRFSSEHHYAVFLKGNTHLTAHLATPVLIDAQTLQVTAVVERPWYMDALGMSQPLHFGDYGGMPMKVLWAVLDVLTIIVLGSGVYLWWVRRRTARLPSAVQARVAQ, from the coding sequence ATGAAAAGCCAAACCGTGCGTCGCTGGTCCATCGTCCATACCTGGAGCAGCCTGATATGCACCCTGTTCCTGTTGATGCTGGCCATAACCGGCCTGCCGCTGATTTTTCATCATGAAATCGATCATCTGCTGGGCGACGCACCGCATTACCGGGAGATGCCTGCCGACACACCGCGACTGGACCTTGAGCAACTGGCGCGGGCTGCAGAAGCGCATCGCCCCGGCGAGGTGATGCAGTATTTTGGCTGGGATGACGAAGACCCCAACGGGGTGATGGCGATTACGGCTGCGACGGCAGGTACCGAGCCTAACTCATCCCACACCTTCGCCCTTGATTCGCGTACCGGCGAAGCCCTGGAAATGCCGTCGGCCAATGGCGGCTTCATGATGGTCATGCTGCGTCTGCATGTGGACATGTACGCCGAACTGCCCGGCAAACTGTTGCTGGCCTTCATGGGACTGCTGTTTGTAGTGGCCATCGTTTCCGGAACCGTGCTGTATTCACCCTTCATGCGCAAACTGGAGTTCGGGCAGGTAAGGGCCAACAAATCCCGACGCACGCGTTGGCTTGACCTGCACAACCTGATTGGCGTGGTGACGTTGACCTGGGCGCTGGTAGTCGGTGTAACGGGCGTGATCAGCGCTTGCGCCGACCTGTTGATTGCCTCATGGCGTAACGACGCGCTGGCAACCATGATTGCGCCGTACAAAGACGCGCCGCCCCTGACCCAGCGCGCTCCGGCGACACGCTTGCTGGAAATCGCCGAGTCGGCAGCGCCCGGCATGCAGGCCGACTTCATCGCCTTTCCCGGTACGCGCTTCTCCAGCGAGCATCATTACGCGGTGTTCCTCAAGGGCAACACCCATTTGACGGCACACCTCGCCACCCCCGTGCTGATCGACGCGCAGACCCTGCAAGTGACCGCCGTAGTCGAACGTCCCTGGTACATGGACGCTCTGGGCATGTCGCAACCTCTGCATTTCGGCGATTACGGCGGCATGCCGATGAAGGTGTTATGGGCGGTGCTGGATGTGCTGACCATCATCGTGCTCGGCAGCGGGGTTTACCTGTGGTGGGTCAGACGCCGCACCGCACGCTTGCCGAGCGCTGTTCAAGCCCGGGTGGCGCAATGA
- the betA gene encoding choline dehydrogenase, translating to MTTQSEYDYIIIGAGSAGNTLAARLTEDAGVTVLLLEAGGPDYRLDFRTQMPAALAFPLQGRRYNWAYETEPEPHMDNRRMECGRGKGLGGSSLINGMCYIRGNAMDYDGWAKEPGLEDWSYLDCLPYFRKAETRDIGPNDYHGGEGPVSVTTPKAGNNPLFHAMVEAGVQAGFPRTDDLNGYQQEGFGPMDRTVTPKGRRASTARGYLDEAKKRSTLSIVTHALTDRILFEGKRAVGVAYLVGDSDTRIEARARKEVLLCGGAIASPQILQRSGVGPAELLNKLDIPVVHDLPGVGQNLQDHLEMYLQYACTQPVSLYPSLKWWNQPAIGAEWMFLGTGIGASNQFEAGGFIRSSEAFEWPNIQYHFLPVAINYNGTKGVQEHGFQAHVGSMRSPSRGRVHVKSKDPREYPSILFNYMASEQDWQEFRDGIRLTREIMQQPALDPYRGREISPGIDVQSDEALDQFVREHAETAYHPSCSCKMGTDEMAVVDGQGRVHGMQNLRVVDASIMPIITTGNLNAPTIMIAEKIADKIRGRQPLPRSTADYFVAGDKPARGKPLRAISHQA from the coding sequence ATGACGACTCAATCCGAATACGACTACATCATCATTGGTGCCGGCTCTGCCGGCAACACCCTGGCAGCCCGTCTCACCGAAGACGCAGGCGTCACTGTTCTACTGCTCGAAGCCGGTGGTCCGGACTACCGTCTTGATTTCCGCACCCAGATGCCAGCCGCACTGGCGTTCCCGCTGCAAGGCCGTCGTTACAACTGGGCTTACGAGACCGAGCCAGAGCCGCACATGGACAACCGCCGTATGGAATGCGGTCGTGGCAAAGGCCTTGGCGGTTCGTCGCTGATCAACGGCATGTGCTACATCCGCGGCAACGCGATGGACTACGATGGCTGGGCCAAAGAGCCGGGTCTGGAAGACTGGAGCTACCTCGACTGCCTGCCGTACTTCCGCAAGGCCGAAACCCGTGATATCGGCCCGAACGATTACCACGGTGGCGAAGGTCCGGTCAGTGTGACCACGCCCAAGGCGGGTAACAACCCGCTGTTCCACGCGATGGTCGAGGCAGGTGTGCAGGCCGGTTTCCCGCGCACTGACGACCTCAACGGTTATCAGCAGGAAGGCTTTGGTCCGATGGACCGCACAGTGACCCCCAAAGGTCGTCGTGCCAGCACCGCACGTGGTTATCTGGACGAAGCGAAAAAGCGCTCGACCCTGAGCATTGTTACCCACGCCTTGACCGACCGTATCCTGTTCGAAGGCAAGCGTGCCGTCGGCGTGGCGTATCTGGTCGGCGACAGCGACACGCGTATTGAAGCGCGTGCCCGCAAGGAAGTGCTGCTGTGTGGCGGCGCCATCGCTTCGCCACAGATCCTGCAACGCTCCGGAGTCGGCCCTGCCGAACTGCTGAACAAACTCGACATTCCGGTGGTGCATGACCTGCCAGGCGTTGGCCAGAACCTTCAGGATCACCTGGAGATGTACCTGCAATATGCCTGCACCCAGCCCGTGTCGCTCTACCCGTCGCTGAAATGGTGGAACCAGCCTGCCATCGGTGCAGAGTGGATGTTTCTCGGCACCGGCATCGGCGCCAGCAACCAGTTCGAGGCGGGTGGTTTCATTCGCTCCAGCGAAGCGTTCGAATGGCCGAACATTCAGTATCACTTCCTGCCGGTCGCAATTAACTACAACGGCACCAAAGGTGTTCAGGAACACGGTTTCCAGGCGCACGTAGGTTCCATGCGCTCGCCAAGCCGTGGTCGCGTACACGTCAAGTCCAAGGACCCACGCGAGTACCCGAGCATCCTGTTCAACTACATGGCTTCGGAGCAGGACTGGCAGGAATTTCGCGACGGCATCCGCCTGACTCGCGAGATCATGCAGCAACCGGCGCTTGATCCGTACCGTGGCCGTGAAATCAGCCCCGGCATTGACGTGCAGTCCGATGAGGCGCTGGACCAGTTCGTGCGTGAGCATGCCGAAACGGCTTATCACCCGTCCTGCTCGTGCAAGATGGGCACTGACGAGATGGCGGTGGTCGATGGTCAGGGCCGCGTACATGGCATGCAGAATCTGCGTGTGGTCGATGCCTCGATCATGCCGATCATCACCACCGGCAACCTGAACGCACCGACGATCATGATCGCCGAGAAAATCGCCGACAAGATCCGCGGCCGCCAGCCGCTGCCACGCAGCACTGCCGACTACTTCGTTGCAGGCGACAAACCCGCACGCGGCAAGCCGCTGCGCGCGATCAGCCACCAGGCTTGA
- a CDS encoding RNA polymerase sigma factor, protein MSSVPSAHSEIVGALYRDHRGWLLAWLRRNVACPQRAQDLSQDTFVRLLGRDELHPPREPRAFLATIAKGLMFDYFRRAALEQAYLGELMQLPEAEQPSPEQQLLILEDLKTIDRLLDTLSSKARAAFLYSRLDGLSHGEIAELLGVSVSRIRQYLAQALRQCYVALYGEPT, encoded by the coding sequence GTGTCATCAGTCCCAAGCGCTCATAGCGAAATCGTTGGTGCGTTGTATCGCGATCATCGCGGATGGCTGCTGGCCTGGCTTCGGCGCAATGTCGCTTGTCCACAACGTGCGCAAGACCTGAGTCAGGACACCTTCGTGCGCCTGCTGGGCCGGGATGAGTTGCATCCGCCTCGGGAGCCGCGCGCGTTTCTGGCGACCATCGCCAAGGGCCTGATGTTCGACTATTTCCGTCGTGCTGCGCTTGAGCAGGCTTATCTCGGGGAGTTGATGCAACTGCCGGAGGCCGAGCAGCCTTCGCCGGAACAACAGTTGCTGATTCTCGAAGACCTGAAAACCATCGACCGTCTGCTCGACACGTTGTCGAGCAAGGCACGCGCCGCATTTCTGTATAGCCGTCTCGACGGTTTGAGCCATGGCGAGATTGCCGAACTGCTTGGCGTCTCTGTGTCGCGGATCAGGCAATACCTGGCTCAGGCGTTGCGTCAGTGCTATGTGGCGCTCTACGGCGAGCCGACATGA
- the betB gene encoding betaine-aldehyde dehydrogenase: protein MARFELQKLYIDGGYVDASNPETFDAINPANGEVLAQIQRAGKDDVERAVVAAEKGQKIWAAMTAIERSRILRRAVDILRERNDELAALETLDTGKAISETRYVDIVTGADVLEYYAGLVPAIEGEQIPLRDSSFVYTRREPLGVVAGIGAWNYPIQIALWKSAPALAAGNAMIFKPSEVTSLTTLKLAEIYTEAGVPNGVFNVLTGSGREVGTWITEHPRIEKVSFTGGTDTGKKVMASASSSSLKEVTMELGGKSPLIVFDDADLDRAADIAMMANFYSSGQVCTNGTRVFVPNALKAEFEAKILERVKRIRAGNPEDENINFGPLVSFEHMESVLGYIAKGKEQGARLLCGGDRLTGGVFDKGAYVAPTVFTDCTDEMTIVREEIFGPVMSILGYDTEDEVVRRANDTDFGLAAGIVTRDLNRAHRVIHLLEAGICWINAWGESAAQMPVGGYKQSGVGRENGISSLAQYTRIKSVQIELGDYASVF, encoded by the coding sequence ATGGCCCGTTTTGAATTGCAGAAACTTTACATCGACGGCGGCTACGTTGACGCCAGCAACCCCGAGACGTTCGACGCCATCAACCCGGCGAACGGCGAAGTGCTTGCGCAGATCCAGCGTGCCGGCAAGGACGATGTCGAGCGTGCGGTAGTTGCGGCTGAAAAAGGCCAGAAAATCTGGGCCGCCATGACGGCTATAGAGCGTTCGCGAATCCTGCGCCGTGCCGTCGACATCCTGCGTGAGCGCAACGATGAGCTGGCCGCGCTGGAAACCCTGGACACCGGCAAGGCCATCTCTGAAACCCGCTACGTAGATATCGTGACCGGCGCCGACGTGCTGGAGTACTACGCAGGCCTGGTGCCCGCCATCGAAGGCGAACAGATCCCGCTGCGTGATTCCTCCTTCGTCTACACCCGCCGTGAGCCGCTGGGTGTGGTGGCTGGCATTGGCGCGTGGAACTACCCGATCCAGATCGCACTATGGAAATCCGCTCCAGCACTGGCGGCGGGCAACGCGATGATCTTCAAGCCAAGCGAAGTCACCTCGCTGACCACCTTGAAGCTGGCGGAAATCTACACCGAAGCGGGCGTGCCGAACGGCGTGTTCAACGTGTTGACCGGCAGCGGTCGTGAAGTCGGCACCTGGATCACCGAGCACCCGCGCATCGAGAAAGTCTCCTTCACGGGCGGCACTGACACCGGCAAGAAAGTCATGGCCAGTGCCTCGAGCTCGTCGCTCAAGGAAGTGACCATGGAACTGGGCGGCAAGTCGCCGTTGATCGTGTTCGACGATGCCGACCTGGATCGTGCCGCTGACATCGCGATGATGGCCAACTTCTACAGCTCGGGTCAGGTCTGCACCAACGGTACTCGCGTGTTTGTCCCGAACGCGCTGAAAGCCGAGTTCGAAGCGAAAATCCTGGAGCGTGTGAAGCGTATTCGTGCTGGTAACCCGGAAGACGAGAACATCAACTTCGGTCCGCTGGTCAGCTTCGAACACATGGAAAGCGTGCTGGGCTATATCGCCAAGGGCAAAGAGCAGGGCGCACGTCTGTTGTGCGGCGGCGATCGTCTGACCGGTGGTGTATTCGACAAGGGTGCCTATGTCGCGCCAACGGTGTTCACCGACTGCACCGACGAGATGACCATCGTGCGCGAGGAGATCTTTGGCCCGGTGATGAGCATCCTCGGTTATGACACAGAAGATGAAGTAGTGCGTCGCGCCAATGACACCGATTTCGGTCTGGCTGCTGGCATCGTGACCCGCGACCTGAACCGCGCCCACCGCGTGATTCATTTGCTGGAAGCCGGTATCTGCTGGATCAATGCCTGGGGCGAGTCGGCGGCACAAATGCCGGTCGGCGGCTACAAGCAGTCGGGTGTCGGTCGTGAGAACGGCATCAGCTCGCTGGCCCAGTACACGCGCATCAAATCTGTACAAATCGAACTGGGCGACTACGCCTCGGTTTTCTAA
- a CDS encoding acyltransferase translates to MRRLLTGCLVTLLLLVNTLVLIVPLLIVALLKLLFQGHMRDHCSHGVMWIAETWAEIDKAIFATFIPVQWDIRGDEGLRADTSYLVISNHQSWVDIPALIQALNRRTPFFKFFLKKELIWVPLLGLAWWGLDYPFMKRYSKAFLAKHPELKGKDLEITKAACELFKRQPVTVVNYLEGTRFTPAKHAAQASPYANLLKPKAGGVAFVLAAMGEQLDAILDVTVVYPGSGIPGFWDMLCGRVSKVIVDIKTRELDPALWQGDYENDPVFREKVQGWVNQLWVEKDARIAALRLELAGH, encoded by the coding sequence ATGCGCCGTTTGCTCACCGGCTGTCTCGTTACCCTCCTGCTACTGGTCAACACGCTGGTACTGATCGTGCCCTTGCTGATTGTCGCGCTGCTCAAGCTGCTGTTTCAGGGCCATATGCGCGATCACTGCTCACACGGGGTGATGTGGATAGCCGAGACCTGGGCCGAGATCGACAAAGCCATCTTCGCGACGTTCATTCCCGTGCAATGGGACATTCGCGGTGATGAAGGACTTCGCGCTGATACGTCTTATCTGGTCATCAGCAATCATCAGTCATGGGTCGACATTCCCGCGCTGATTCAGGCGCTCAACCGGCGCACACCCTTTTTCAAGTTTTTCCTGAAAAAGGAGCTGATCTGGGTGCCGCTGTTAGGGCTCGCGTGGTGGGGGCTGGACTACCCGTTCATGAAGCGCTACAGCAAGGCTTTTCTGGCCAAACACCCGGAACTCAAGGGTAAGGACCTGGAAATCACCAAAGCCGCCTGCGAGTTGTTCAAGCGCCAGCCAGTGACCGTTGTGAACTACCTGGAAGGCACGCGCTTCACCCCGGCCAAACATGCGGCGCAGGCATCGCCTTACGCCAACCTGCTCAAACCCAAGGCGGGCGGCGTGGCCTTTGTGCTGGCGGCGATGGGCGAACAGCTCGATGCCATTCTGGATGTCACGGTGGTATATCCCGGCTCAGGCATTCCCGGTTTCTGGGACATGCTGTGCGGTCGGGTCTCCAAAGTGATCGTCGATATCAAGACCCGTGAGCTGGATCCCGCACTGTGGCAGGGCGATTACGAGAACGACCCGGTGTTTCGCGAGAAAGTGCAGGGTTGGGTCAATCAGCTTTGGGTCGAGAAAGATGCGCGTATTGCGGCGTTGCGACTGGAGCTGGCGGGGCACTGA
- a CDS encoding GTPase/DUF3482 domain-containing protein gives MNEVDGVRAIKLAVVGHTNVGKTSLLRTLTGDVSFGEVSHRPSTTRHVEGARLSVDGQALVELYDTPGLEDAIALLDYLDRLDRPGERLDGPARLARFLEGSEARQRFEQEAKVLRQLLDSDAGLYVIDAREPVLAKYRDELAVLASCGKPLLPVLNFVSTRQHREPEWREALSRLGLHALVRFDSVAPPEDGGRRLYESLALLLESARPRLERLIEDQEQQRRARKHSAARLIAELLIDCAACRRSVETAPEQEQQAVEALRKAVRQREQQCVEALLKLHSFRKDDVSTSDLPLMDGRWGDDLFNPETLKLMGVRVGGGVAAGAAAGAGVDLMVGGVTLGAAALVGAIAGGALLTARSYGGRLLGKLMGRRELTVDDAVLRLLALRQGHLLLALGVRGHAAIHSMELTTPQDKTWRKGKIPEPLSRARAHPQWSTLNLHPKPNQGERQEAIDELADVVLQD, from the coding sequence ATGAATGAAGTAGACGGCGTTCGTGCGATCAAGCTCGCCGTGGTCGGTCACACCAACGTCGGCAAGACCTCGTTGCTGCGCACATTGACCGGTGACGTGAGCTTTGGCGAGGTCTCCCATCGCCCCAGCACTACACGTCATGTAGAGGGCGCACGCCTTTCTGTGGATGGGCAGGCGCTGGTCGAGCTGTATGACACGCCCGGTCTGGAAGACGCCATTGCGCTGCTCGATTATCTGGATCGCCTGGATCGCCCTGGCGAACGGCTGGACGGTCCGGCGCGTTTGGCGCGTTTTCTGGAGGGCAGTGAAGCACGACAGCGTTTCGAACAGGAAGCCAAGGTCCTGCGCCAGCTACTCGACTCGGATGCGGGGCTGTATGTAATCGATGCGCGTGAACCGGTGTTGGCCAAGTACCGCGATGAGTTGGCAGTGCTGGCCAGTTGCGGCAAGCCATTGTTGCCCGTGCTGAATTTCGTCAGTACGCGTCAGCATCGTGAGCCCGAGTGGCGAGAAGCGCTTTCGCGTCTGGGCCTGCATGCGCTGGTGCGTTTCGACAGCGTGGCACCTCCCGAAGACGGGGGCCGGCGTCTGTATGAAAGTCTGGCATTGCTCTTGGAAAGCGCGCGGCCTCGGCTGGAGCGCTTGATTGAAGATCAGGAGCAACAACGTCGGGCCAGAAAGCACAGCGCGGCGCGCCTGATAGCCGAGCTGTTGATTGACTGTGCGGCCTGTCGGCGCAGCGTCGAGACCGCTCCGGAGCAGGAACAGCAGGCGGTGGAAGCGCTGCGCAAGGCTGTTCGCCAGCGTGAGCAGCAATGCGTCGAGGCGCTGCTCAAGCTGCATTCCTTTCGCAAGGACGATGTGTCTACCAGCGACTTGCCGTTGATGGATGGCCGTTGGGGCGATGATCTGTTCAATCCGGAAACCCTCAAGTTGATGGGCGTGCGCGTTGGTGGCGGTGTGGCCGCTGGCGCGGCGGCCGGGGCAGGGGTCGACCTGATGGTCGGTGGCGTAACGCTTGGCGCGGCGGCGCTGGTCGGGGCGATTGCGGGCGGTGCTCTGTTGACGGCGCGCAGTTACGGCGGACGGTTGCTGGGCAAGCTCATGGGGCGCAGGGAACTGACTGTGGACGATGCCGTGCTGCGCCTGCTCGCCCTGCGGCAGGGGCACTTGCTGCTGGCGCTGGGCGTCAGAGGTCACGCCGCCATCCACAGCATGGAATTGACCACGCCACAGGACAAGACCTGGCGCAAAGGCAAAATCCCCGAGCCCCTCTCCCGTGCCCGTGCCCACCCCCAGTGGTCGACGCTCAACCTGCATCCCAAGCCGAATCAGGGCGAGAGGCAGGAAGCAATCGATGAACTGGCAGATGTGGTGTTGCAGGACTGA
- a CDS encoding DUF2780 domain-containing protein — protein sequence MKTARNMALVTLMALAASPAFAFNLNDAANAVSNATNGNQKATAAPEVAGLLNTLGTQLNVTPEQAVGGTGALLGLAKNKLTSTDYSQLAKSVPGLEQMSGTSALDSLGGANGLGSLLGKSGNSSMLNSALGNVQNMGDVNNAFKALGMDSTMVSQFAPLILQYLGQQGASGSALQSLSGLWGARS from the coding sequence ATGAAAACTGCACGCAATATGGCTTTGGTAACGTTGATGGCGCTGGCGGCAAGCCCAGCGTTTGCCTTCAATCTGAATGACGCAGCGAATGCCGTCTCCAATGCCACGAATGGCAATCAGAAAGCCACGGCGGCACCCGAAGTGGCTGGTCTGCTCAATACCCTCGGCACGCAGCTCAATGTCACCCCTGAACAGGCGGTTGGCGGGACAGGCGCATTGCTTGGACTGGCGAAGAACAAACTGACCAGCACCGATTATTCGCAGTTGGCCAAATCCGTACCGGGGCTGGAGCAAATGTCCGGGACGTCTGCGCTGGACAGCCTGGGTGGCGCCAACGGGCTAGGCAGTCTGCTGGGCAAATCGGGCAATAGCTCGATGCTCAACAGCGCACTGGGCAACGTGCAGAACATGGGCGACGTAAATAACGCCTTCAAGGCATTGGGCATGGACAGCACGATGGTCAGCCAGTTTGCTCCGCTGATTCTGCAATACCTCGGGCAACAAGGTGCCAGTGGTTCTGCGTTGCAGAGTTTGAGTGGGCTATGGGGAGCGCGTAGCTGA